A stretch of the Ctenopharyngodon idella isolate HZGC_01 chromosome 14, HZGC01, whole genome shotgun sequence genome encodes the following:
- the LOC127525752 gene encoding protocadherin alpha-3-like isoform X36 yields the protein MGGNMDITDDCWCFKWIFIMFLFNNWNYADAQIVYSVSEEVNTGTTVGNLAKDLNLNVQDLDRRGFQIVTGPNKRYFDLNAKNGILFVREKIDREELCGRSSKCALELEAIVTAPMNIYRFEVNILDVNDNAPAFRTSKLYLNISEQTYPGQRFSLPSAFDLDVGANSVKTYKLSSNEHFSLDVQSGGDQSVSAELVLQKALDREKQPVIQLTLTAVDGGKPPRSGTTQIVVNVVDVNDNIPVFDKPLYKAQIAENSLTGASVITVNAKDADEGLNGEVIYSFINHDNDNSVNAFSINPVTGEITVKGPIDYEETPAVEIRVQAEDKGPNPRASYCKVLLEITDLNDNVPEISIMSLLNEVREDSSPGTMVGLITVKDGDAGKNGVVQLKINDSVEFKLENTYKNRYSLVVNGPLDRERASEYNVTITATDEGTPPLSSTSVIAVHVSDVNDNAPRFPEPVINVYVKENSQIGAVIHTVSALDPDVGDNARITYSLLESSKSGPVTSMININSDSGDIHSLQSFNYEQMKTFEFKVQATDSGVPPLSSNVTVNVFILDENDNSPGILAPYSELGSVNTENIPYSAEAGYFVAKIRAVDADSGYNALLSYHISEPKGNNLFRIGSSSGEIRTKRRMSDNDLKTHPLVILVCDNGEPSLSATVSIDVVVVESAGDVKTPFRHAPIKEESFSDLNLYLLIAIVCVSVIFLLSLISLIAVKCHRTDGSLGRYSAPMITTHPDGSWSYSKATQQYDVCFSSDTLKSDVVVFPAQFPPADAELISINGGDTFTRTQTLPNKEKFGPYGGVIRDAGCSRSSGPELAHSLQCSRQ from the coding sequence ATGGGAGGAAATATGGACATAACGGATGACTGTTGGTGCTTTAAATGGatctttattatgtttttatttaataactgGAATTACGCGGACGCGCAGATTGTGTATTCTGTGTCGGAGGAGGTTAACACCGGGACCACGGTAGGGAATTTAGCAAAGGATCTAAACCTGAATGTACAAGACCTCGACAGAAGAGGATTTCAAATCGTCACAGGGCccaacaaaagatattttgatctAAATGCAAAGAATGGAATTCTCTTTGTTAGAGAAAAGATAGACAGAGAGGAGCTGTGTGGTCGGAGCTCTAAATGCGCTTTAGAGTTGGAGGCCATTGTTACTGCGCCAATGAACATATACAGATTTGAGGTAAATATTTTAGATGTTAACGACAATGCACCGGCATTTCGCACCTCAAAACTATATCTTAATATTTCTGAACAGACATATCCTGGGCAGAGATTTTCATTACCAAGTGCATTCGATCTCGATGTTGGAGCAAATTCTGTAAAAACCTACAAACTGAGTTCGAATGAACACTTTTCTCTGGATGTACAGAGCGGAGGAGATCAGAGTGTTTCAGCTGAATTAGTGCTGCAGAAAGCTTTAGATCGAGAGAAACAGCCTGTGATCCAGCTCACACTGACCGCTGTAGACGGAGGAAAACCTCCAAGATCTGGTACAACACAGATAGTAGTTAATGTAGTAGATGTGAACGATAATATTCCTGTGTTCGACAAGCCACTCTATAAAGCGCAAATAGCAGAGAATTCACTTACCGGTGCTTCTGTGATCACAGTGAATGCAAAAGATGCAGACGAGGGCCTTAATGGCGAAGTCATATACTCGTTTATCAATCATGATAATGATAACAGTGTAAACGCGTTTTCAATTAATCCAGTTACTGGTGAAATAACTGTCAAAGGCCCTATAGATTACGAAGAAACTCCTGCAGTTGAGATTCGCGTTCAGGCCGAGGATAAAGGGCCAAATCCACGAGCATCATATTGTAAAGTCTTACTCGAAATAACTGATTTAAATGATAACGTACCAGAAATAAGCATAATGTCTTTGCTTAATGAAGTGAGAGAGGATTCGTCTCCAGGTACAATGGTGGGATTAATCACAGTGAAAGATGGCGACGCTGGTAAAAATGGTGTTGTGCAGCTTAAAATAAACGACTCGGTGGAATTTAAATTGGAGAATACTTATAAAAACAGATATTCCTTAGTGGTTAACGGTCCTCTAGACAGAGAGCGCGCGTCCGAGTATAACGTGACCATCACAGCTACTGATGAAGGGACTCCGCCTCTCTCCAGCACCAGTGTCATTGCTGTACACGTTTCTGATGTGAATGACAACGCTCCGCGCTTTCCAGAGCCCGTCATTAATGTTTATGTGAAAGAGAACAGTCAGATTGGAGCTGTTATTCATACAGTTTCTGCTTTAGATCCTGACGTAGGTGATAATGCCCGGATAACATATTCTTTACTGGAAAGCTCTAAAAGCGGCCCGGTAACATCCATGATCAACATCAACTCTGACAGTGGAGATATTCACAGTTTACAGTCGTTTAACTATGAGCAGATGAAAACGTTTGAGTTTAAAGTTCAGGCCACAGACTCTGGTGTTCCTCCTCTCAGCAGTAACGtgactgtaaatgtttttatccTGGATGAGAATGACAACAGTCCCGGGATTCTCGCGCCCTATTCCGAGCTCGGTTCCGTTAACACGGAGAACATTCCGTATTCTGCTGAGGCGGGCTACTTTGTGGCCAAGATCAGGGCTGTAGATGCAGATTCTGGTTACAATGCGCTGCTGTCTTACCACATCTCTGAACCCAAAGGAAACAATCTGTTCCGAATCGGAAGCAGCAGCGGGGAGATCAGGACTAAGAGGAGAATGAGTGACAATGACCTGAAAACTCACCCGTTGGTCATTTTGGTTTGTGATAACGGAGAGCCCTCACTGTCAGCGACTGTGTCTATTGATGTTGTGGTTGTTGAAAGCGCAGGTGACGTCAAGACTCCATTCAGACACGCGCCGATAAAGGAGGAGAGTTTCTCGGATTTAAATCTGTATTTGCTGATCgccattgtgtgtgtgtccgtcaTCTTTTTACTGAGCCTCATCAGTTTGATAGCTGTAAAATGCCACAGGACAGACGGCAGTTTGGGCAGGTACAGCGCCCCGATGATCACCACACACCCTGACGGGAGCTGGTCTTACTCCAAAGCTACTCAGCAGTATGACGTGTGTTTTAGCTCGGACACGCTGAAGAGTGACGTAGTGGTTTTCCCCGCGCAATTTCCGCCTGCAGATgcagaactgatcagtattaaTGGAGGAGACACTTTTACCAGAACACAAACACTCCCTAATAAAGAAAAG